The genomic interval tttttaatataataatattttaaattaaaagtaaatcaataaaatgatattactttataagatatgttataaaaatatcatttattaatttaaaagcTATATAAGAGATTGTGAAAATggtagtaaaataaaaaatatatataattttttaaaaagaaaaattctttatattttaatttggaaaGACTaggtaatataatataatataatcctATAGGCCATGACATAGGTCATAGGTTGGAAGAGATCTAGAGAATACAGTGGTGTGGTGCCAGCTATGTACTTGAAGGCTCAGAGGTTCGTCTGACGGAGGGTCGAAGCTGGCATTTTCTTTTCTggcctttctttttctccaccaTTTTCCCCTATTTACACTCGAAACACTCGTTTTAAATCCcacattcttcttcttcgtcttcttcttctctctctctctttctgactTGAAAGCTCTCCTCCTTCGTTAGagtaaagaaaaatgtatttcctttgagagggagagagagagagagagggagggattCGTTTTTCTTCTGCTGGAACAAGATAACAAAAAGAACGAACAACAATGGTTACTGCTTCTCCACGCCCCACCGCTAGTGAAAAGAAGCACTGGTGGCTTACCAACAGAAAGGTAAAACTTTGGTCctccatatattttttgggGTTCTTTTTAATTGTATTAATAATCAAAGTCGAAAGCTTTGTTTGTAATCCATGATTATGTCAgtcaaaatgaatatttttcgtCTCGAAATCTTTCTTTCTACATGCAAGTTTAACCCACTGAGGTTTTGATCTTTCTGGTAAATATGTAGATGGTGGACAAGTACGTTAGAGATGCTCGTAATCTCATAGCCACCCAAGAACAGAGCGAGATTTCCTCAGCATTGAGCCTTCTCGACGCAGCTTTGGCCCTCTCGCCGGGGCTCGAGCAAGCCATGGAGCTCAAAGCCAGGGCTCTGCTATATCTGCGGCGGTTCAAGGACGTGGCCGGTATGCTCCAAGACTACATTCCGAGCCTGAAAATGGCTAACGATGACTCGGGATCTCTTTCATCCGAGACCTCGTCCCAGCAGCTCTCGAGGGAGCGAGTCAAGCTTCTTGGGTCTGGTTACTTGTCCTCCGACTGGGCTTGTCGGGATCGGGATCCTAGTTTCAAGTGCTTCTCTGTCTCGGACTTGAAGAAGAAAGTCATGGCGGGGCTATGCAAAAACTGCGACAAAGATGGACAATGGAggtaaaaatctagatttattATTCCAATTAATTAATCCATTGACTTTGAATTACTGTACGTTTGTTCTTTCTTGTGAGTTTATTTACGTAAAGATGGCATGTTAGATTGGTTTGAGTAAATGCACAGCCTGTCATcgtgaatttaatttaaattcacTTTAATTTATCAGCCTCGTTCACTGCATAAACTGATCAGAGGaagttttgtaattttcaaaatctcgTTGCGATTCAGTCGGTCGTTTCCCCAAGTGCAAACTGGTTCACGTTAactcagtttctctctctacgCCATTGATGCAGGTACTTGGTTCTGGGTCAAGCTTGTTGCCATTTAGGGCTGATGGAGGACGCCATGGCTCTCCTCCAGACCGGCAAGCGCCTCACCACTGCTGCATTTCGCCGCGAAAGCATTTGCCGGTCCGAAGACAGCTTCTCCGTCTCCTCCACCATCACTATCTCCGCCACAACCCCTCCCACCACTCCGCCGCGTGATCCGACCGATACCGAGAGCGTAAACCAACTTATCAGCCACATAAAGCTCCTGCTCCGTCGCAAGACCGCCGCGCTTGCTGCCCTCGATGCCGGGCTTTACTCCGAGGCCATCCGCCACTTCAGCAAGATCGTCGACGGCCGCCGCGGGGCCCCTCAAGGGTTCTTGGCCGAGTGCTACTTGCACCGGGCCTCAGCCTATCGATCAGCTGGTCGAATAGCCGAGTCGATCGCTGATTGCAACAAGACTTTGGCTTTGGACCCGACCTGCATTCAAGCTCTCGATACAAGAGCGTCTCTTTTGGAAACGATCCGGTGCTTGCCGGACTGTCTGCACGACCTTGAGCATCTGAAGCTTTTGTACAACTCGATTCTACGGGATAGGAAGCTTCCTGGGTCGGGTTGGAAGCGACAAAACGTGAGGTACAGGGAGATTCCTGGGAAGCTCTGTGCGCTCACTACCAAGATTCAACAACTGAAGCAGAGGGTCGCTTCTGGGGAGACCGGGAACGTGGATTACTACGTTTTGATTGGGTTGAGACGTGGGTGTTCGAGGTCTGAGTTAGAGAGAGCGCATTTGTTGCTGTGTTTGAAGCATAAGCCGGATAAAGCTATCAACTTTATTGATAGGTGTGAGCTTGCTGATGATCGCGATCTTGATTCGGTGAAAGACCGGGCGAGGATGTCAGCTTTGTTGCTGTACAGATTGCTACAAAAGGGTTATTCCAGCGTAATGGCTACAATTATGGACGAGGAAGCGGCcgagaaacagagaaaaaaggCCGCAGCTGCACTGCAAGCAGCACAAGCAGCGGCAAAACCAGTCCAGCAAACCCAAGAATCCCAATCGGAATCGGAAAacacttcctcttcttccaagtCTTGTACGAATTCGTCGGTTTTCCAAGGTGTGTTTTGCCGGGACCTTGCTGTGGTTGGAAGTTTGCTTTCACAAGCTGGTTTTAACCGTCAAATTCCAATGAAGTACGAGGCATTGAGCTGCTGATTGGATCAATGGAGTTGGTTGGCTGAGAAAATTCAAGTTCTTTTGAGATGTTACCGGCAGGGGAATCTCTGGTTCACCATCCTCTATTCtgtacaaaatatatttttacaagtaCTGCCGGAAAATTTTGCATCCCATTTTCATGTTTCCTTATCTACTCCATTTACAGAATTTTCAGTAACGGATTTTCTACTTTCGGGGTTTGTACAGCTTCTTATGCTTTATCAGCGTTCAAATCAAATATGTATTAAATTTCCCAGCTTTTGAAGCTCGCTTTCAAGATTTCCTTTCGCTCGACAACATTAATGGTTGTTGGCGTTGGAAAGATAAGTGAATCTGTACTGCTGTTGTAATTGCAGTGGGTGGGTCAGAGAGGATGAcagaaagggagagggagagggagagggtgcCTCTGCTTTTCGGAAGAAAGTAAAGTTACCACTCAATTTCAAAATTGAGATTAATTTAAggtatattttcattttattttcatcatattaaatgatatatatcacattcgttattattattataattttttaaaaataatgattttagatatacaaatatatcttattttatgattataattttttaaaatcttcatacaaaaatataaaaaataatttaattttttaaaattttaaaataaaaattatattaaaaaattatatttaataatattttatttaattttcaataaaatatctcattttatttgaattagAGAATCCCGCTCCTGTGTCGTGGGACTTGTAGCTCGGCAGTCCACCGGGTGGATTTGTTTATCCTTCTAGTTTCGAGTCTCTTCTTGGATAGTTATAGCGGCTCATAGGTGCGAGATGTACCTTCTtgtttggggggaggggggaggtcCCCTAGACAGTCCTTTCAGGCAGTGGCTGTTTAGTCCATTGTCCATTAGATGGTCGATGCAAGGCTAGAATTGAAACACATTGATTCCGCTCGTTCCCGTCCTTTGCTTCAAGACCTGTCTCTCAGTGTGGTCGGTACTTCATACTATCGAGCAGCGAAACTTACATTTATTCACTAATTATGATGGTTGGCCAGgcctctttcttcctctctatCTAAATCTACCcttaataaaagataataaata from Juglans microcarpa x Juglans regia isolate MS1-56 chromosome 4S, Jm3101_v1.0, whole genome shotgun sequence carries:
- the LOC121263406 gene encoding uncharacterized protein LOC121263406, translated to MVTASPRPTASEKKHWWLTNRKMVDKYVRDARNLIATQEQSEISSALSLLDAALALSPGLEQAMELKARALLYLRRFKDVAGMLQDYIPSLKMANDDSGSLSSETSSQQLSRERVKLLGSGYLSSDWACRDRDPSFKCFSVSDLKKKVMAGLCKNCDKDGQWRYLVLGQACCHLGLMEDAMALLQTGKRLTTAAFRRESICRSEDSFSVSSTITISATTPPTTPPRDPTDTESVNQLISHIKLLLRRKTAALAALDAGLYSEAIRHFSKIVDGRRGAPQGFLAECYLHRASAYRSAGRIAESIADCNKTLALDPTCIQALDTRASLLETIRCLPDCLHDLEHLKLLYNSILRDRKLPGSGWKRQNVRYREIPGKLCALTTKIQQLKQRVASGETGNVDYYVLIGLRRGCSRSELERAHLLLCLKHKPDKAINFIDRCELADDRDLDSVKDRARMSALLLYRLLQKGYSSVMATIMDEEAAEKQRKKAAAALQAAQAAAKPVQQTQESQSESENTSSSSKSCTNSSVFQGVFCRDLAVVGSLLSQAGFNRQIPMKYEALSC